Proteins from a genomic interval of Criblamydia sequanensis CRIB-18:
- the cydB gene encoding cytochrome d ubiquinol oxidase subunit II, with protein sequence MNFIFENLEFVWFTIFVFLLTGYAILDGFDLGVGMLHLFSKEDIERRIMLNSIGPLWDGNEVWLVTAAGALFAGFPGIYATLCSAFYIPIMILLSGLIFRAVAIEFRSKRPMAWWRWMWDILFSLASLIIAFTLGIVLGNMVTGIPLDAKGDFIGDFWTMVHPYSIMAAIFTTSLFLMHGSIFLMMKTEGAFHEKMRNLVNPCIIFFIMCYAIVTMATLIYYPHMTEAIKERPYIFLVALVNMFAIANIPREINLGRDGFAFLSSSLNIICLVALFGIGSYPDIIRAPNDPANSLTIWNSASSEYTLSILLLIAAIGAPLVIAYTILIYYIFHGKVRLDATSY encoded by the coding sequence ATGAACTTCATTTTTGAAAATCTAGAATTTGTCTGGTTTACTATCTTTGTATTTTTATTAACCGGTTATGCCATTCTCGACGGGTTTGATCTAGGCGTTGGCATGCTGCACCTTTTTTCGAAAGAGGATATCGAAAGACGAATCATGCTTAATTCCATAGGCCCACTATGGGACGGCAATGAAGTTTGGCTTGTAACGGCAGCAGGCGCCCTTTTTGCCGGTTTTCCGGGCATCTATGCCACCCTTTGCTCGGCTTTTTATATCCCCATTATGATTTTGCTATCTGGCCTTATTTTTAGAGCCGTCGCCATTGAATTTAGAAGTAAACGTCCTATGGCTTGGTGGCGCTGGATGTGGGATATATTGTTTTCCTTAGCGAGCCTTATCATCGCTTTTACCTTGGGAATTGTTCTCGGCAATATGGTTACAGGCATTCCTCTAGACGCGAAAGGGGATTTTATCGGAGATTTTTGGACAATGGTACACCCTTATTCCATTATGGCAGCCATTTTTACAACAAGTCTTTTCCTTATGCACGGCTCCATTTTCCTTATGATGAAAACAGAAGGGGCCTTTCATGAAAAAATGCGTAATTTGGTAAACCCATGCATCATTTTTTTTATCATGTGCTACGCCATTGTGACTATGGCAACCTTAATTTATTATCCTCATATGACAGAAGCCATCAAAGAGAGGCCCTACATTTTTTTAGTAGCTCTTGTCAATATGTTTGCTATCGCTAATATCCCAAGAGAAATCAATTTAGGCAGAGATGGATTTGCTTTTCTATCATCAAGCTTAAATATCATCTGTCTTGTCGCTCTTTTTGGAATCGGCAGCTACCCTGATATCATAAGAGCTCCTAACGACCCCGCTAACAGCCTAACCATTTGGAATTCAGCTTCTTCTGAATATACACTTTCCATCTTGCTCCTCATTGCGGCTATTGGAGCACCTTTGGTAATTGCCTATACAATCCTTATTTATTATATCTTCCACGGAAAAGTCAGGTTAGATGCTACCAGCTATTAG
- a CDS encoding amino acid carrier protein gives MNIEEILVQIKDWVWSLPLLILLFGTGFYLTFILKGIQFRYLFFGIKEVLSKSSKRSQGDISHFEALMTSLAGAIGTGSIVGVATAIAIGGLGSLFWMWVTAIVGMATKYSESLLAVEYRELDKRGEMIGGPMEYIERGLGWKWMAVLFSIFGVIAAFGTGNLVQVNSIVESVNMIWDIHPVVVGIAIAVLTALVILGGVKSIGHVSGILVPVMAIFYVVGGLIVVGLQYEKIPAVLSLIFKSAFSGQAAFGGFAGATTMMAIQLGVTRSIFSNEAGLGISSIAAAAAKTDYPARQALITMVGALISTLIVCTITGFVIALSGVQGLADSTGKTLNGASLAVTAFSTNLKGGEYIVAIGLFLFAFSTVIAWAYYGEKCFEYLFGEKSVLPFRILFTLAVIPGAILKMETVWTLADIANGLMAIPNLIALVLLSRVIGKRTDEFIALIKSGKA, from the coding sequence ATGAATATTGAAGAAATACTCGTGCAAATCAAAGATTGGGTATGGTCCTTGCCTCTTTTGATTTTGCTTTTTGGAACCGGATTTTACCTAACGTTTATTTTGAAAGGCATCCAGTTCAGGTATCTCTTTTTCGGAATCAAAGAAGTCCTCTCTAAATCCTCGAAAAGAAGCCAAGGGGATATCAGCCATTTTGAAGCGTTGATGACCTCGCTTGCAGGAGCTATTGGAACAGGATCCATTGTGGGGGTTGCAACAGCTATTGCAATTGGAGGTCTCGGCTCCCTATTTTGGATGTGGGTGACAGCTATTGTCGGAATGGCTACAAAGTATTCCGAATCCTTGCTTGCCGTTGAGTATCGCGAGCTCGACAAAAGAGGAGAGATGATCGGCGGCCCAATGGAGTATATCGAAAGGGGGCTTGGATGGAAATGGATGGCGGTTTTATTTTCTATTTTTGGGGTCATCGCAGCTTTTGGAACAGGTAATTTAGTTCAAGTCAATTCTATTGTCGAGTCGGTTAATATGATATGGGACATCCATCCTGTTGTAGTTGGGATTGCGATTGCCGTTTTAACCGCTCTTGTGATTTTAGGCGGCGTAAAATCAATTGGTCATGTGTCAGGGATTCTAGTTCCTGTTATGGCTATTTTTTATGTAGTTGGAGGCCTTATTGTGGTTGGTCTTCAGTATGAAAAAATTCCGGCTGTCCTCTCTCTTATCTTTAAATCCGCTTTTAGCGGCCAAGCAGCCTTTGGCGGTTTTGCTGGAGCCACGACCATGATGGCAATTCAGCTTGGAGTGACAAGAAGTATTTTTTCAAATGAAGCCGGGCTTGGAATTTCTTCGATTGCAGCAGCAGCCGCTAAAACAGACTATCCGGCAAGACAAGCTTTAATCACTATGGTGGGAGCGCTTATTTCAACTTTGATTGTTTGTACGATTACAGGTTTTGTAATCGCCCTTTCAGGGGTTCAGGGACTTGCAGACAGTACAGGAAAAACCTTAAATGGAGCAAGCCTTGCAGTCACAGCCTTCTCAACTAATTTAAAAGGGGGGGAATATATCGTTGCGATCGGCCTTTTCCTTTTTGCTTTTTCCACAGTGATTGCTTGGGCTTATTATGGGGAAAAATGTTTTGAGTATCTTTTTGGTGAAAAATCCGTACTTCCTTTCCGCATTTTATTTACACTCGCGGTCATTCCGGGTGCTATTCTTAAAATGGAAACGGTTTGGACGCTCGCTGATATCGCGAATGGCCTTATGGCCATACCCAACTTAATTGCTCTCGTACTTTTATCCCGTGTTATCGGGAAAAGAACCGATGAGTTCATTGCCTTGATAAAATCCGGAAAAGCATAA
- a CDS encoding YchJ family protein — translation MDCFCHSGKKYSECCEPHHSGLILPDSLSLMRSRYAAYAKGLSNYIIATTHPKNPSYKSNKEKWKSEIDGFCRKTRFNDLKIIDNQEEGLNGIVTFKAYLEQEGEKYCLFEKSTFEKVNGKWLYRKGELLTE, via the coding sequence ATGGATTGTTTTTGTCATAGCGGAAAAAAATATAGTGAGTGCTGCGAACCTCATCATTCGGGCTTAATCCTTCCTGATTCTCTTAGCCTTATGAGATCTCGATATGCAGCTTACGCTAAGGGGCTATCGAATTATATCATCGCAACCACCCACCCCAAAAACCCAAGTTACAAAAGTAATAAGGAAAAATGGAAATCTGAAATTGACGGATTCTGCCGGAAAACTCGATTTAATGATTTAAAAATCATTGATAATCAAGAAGAAGGGTTAAATGGAATAGTCACATTCAAAGCTTATCTTGAACAAGAAGGGGAAAAGTACTGCCTTTTCGAAAAAAGCACGTTTGAAAAAGTGAATGGGAAATGGCTTTATAGGAAAGGGGAATTATTAACTGAGTAA
- a CDS encoding alanine/glycine:cation symporter family protein, whose product MTEMSSWIAGFLDKVYAIVWSFPLLLLIVGIGIYLTFLLKGIQFRYLGYAFKLVVSNKQYKGEKGDISNFESLMTALAATIGIGNIAGISTAVVTGGLGALFWMWVTALIGMATRYAESILAVKYRTTDSKGEMCGGPMYFIEYALGWKWLSISFAFFGAIAAFGGGNMLQANSVADVMYGTFSVSPLYTGILVAAFTGLTILGGIKSIGKVASFLVPMMAFIYIGGALIILGAKFYLIPGVLATIFKTAFTGQAAVGGFLGSTIILAFQMGISRGLMTSEAGLGTASIAAAAAQTDVPGRQALVSMTGCFLATIVMCTVTGLVLGVTNVLGMTGEGGKAVTGASLTMAAFSSVFPWGGYIVTFGLILFAFTTLVGWAYYGEKCCEYLFGDKSVPFYRILFTLIVIPGAVLELDLVWKISDIFNGLMAFPNLIALLALSPVVKEETKHFIELLKKEKKQELS is encoded by the coding sequence ATGACAGAAATGTCCTCCTGGATTGCCGGGTTTTTAGATAAGGTTTACGCTATTGTTTGGAGTTTTCCTCTTCTACTTTTGATAGTCGGCATCGGTATCTACTTAACTTTTTTACTTAAAGGAATCCAGTTCCGCTACCTAGGCTATGCTTTCAAGCTTGTCGTCTCCAATAAGCAATATAAGGGAGAAAAAGGGGATATTTCAAACTTTGAGTCTCTTATGACAGCTCTTGCTGCCACAATCGGTATTGGAAATATCGCCGGTATTTCAACAGCTGTTGTGACAGGCGGCCTTGGCGCTCTTTTTTGGATGTGGGTTACAGCCCTTATTGGAATGGCCACAAGGTATGCGGAATCTATTCTAGCGGTAAAATATAGAACTACCGATAGCAAAGGGGAAATGTGCGGCGGTCCCATGTATTTTATTGAGTATGCTCTCGGCTGGAAATGGCTTTCTATTTCTTTTGCCTTTTTTGGAGCCATTGCAGCTTTTGGCGGCGGTAATATGCTGCAAGCTAACTCTGTTGCAGATGTGATGTATGGGACTTTTTCCGTAAGTCCTCTTTATACAGGAATATTAGTCGCGGCCTTTACAGGCCTTACCATTCTTGGCGGGATCAAAAGCATTGGAAAAGTGGCTTCTTTTCTCGTTCCTATGATGGCTTTTATCTACATTGGCGGGGCTTTAATTATTTTAGGAGCTAAATTTTATTTAATTCCAGGCGTTCTTGCAACCATTTTCAAAACGGCTTTTACCGGCCAAGCAGCGGTTGGCGGATTTTTAGGTTCCACCATTATTCTTGCCTTCCAGATGGGAATTAGCCGAGGGCTAATGACAAGCGAAGCAGGCCTTGGAACGGCGTCCATTGCGGCAGCTGCCGCTCAAACCGATGTACCCGGGAGGCAAGCTCTTGTTTCTATGACGGGGTGCTTTCTTGCAACGATTGTGATGTGTACGGTAACCGGCCTTGTCCTTGGGGTGACAAATGTTCTTGGAATGACAGGGGAAGGGGGGAAAGCTGTCACAGGCGCCTCTCTTACTATGGCTGCTTTTTCATCGGTCTTTCCCTGGGGCGGCTATATTGTGACTTTCGGCCTTATACTTTTTGCTTTTACAACTCTGGTCGGATGGGCTTACTATGGCGAAAAGTGCTGCGAGTATCTTTTCGGAGATAAATCAGTTCCTTTTTACCGTATTCTTTTTACTTTGATTGTCATTCCGGGGGCAGTTCTTGAGCTTGACCTCGTTTGGAAAATTTCAGATATCTTTAATGGTTTGATGGCGTTTCCAAACTTAATAGCCCTGCTTGCTTTATCCCCTGTTGTAAAGGAAGAAACTAAGCATTTCATAGAATTGCTTAAGAAGGAAAAGAAACAGGAACTTAGCTGA
- the aceB gene encoding malate synthase A has protein sequence MSANKIQTEITKSDLPNGPAILTKEAINFLTNLHSNFQSKRLALLEMRSKRQRELDLGYDPDFLTTTQWIRNDPNWKVAPCPKEVLKRHVEITGPTDKKMVINALNSGADVFMADFEDANSPTFENMVEGQANLKEAVAKRLKFTSPEGKVYQLNETTAHLFVRPRGWHLNEKHFLVGNEEISASLFDFGLFAFHNGQVKVNQGSNIYLYLPKMENHLEARLWNEVFNYTEEALKLPKGSIKVTVLIETILAAFEMEEILFELKERCLGLNAGRWDYIFSAIKKFSTREDFVFPDRKEITMAVPFMKAYAETLVRVCHKREAHAMGGMAAFVPSRKDPEINKKALLKVEEDKLREVSQGFDGTWVAHPDLVPVAKKVFEAGLASKPHQKDKKLEENEIEASKLLDFEIPNSSITEEGLRQNISVSLEYLTYWLLGVGAVAIHNLMEDAATAEIARAQVWQWLRRSQAVLKEGPKITLDFVKKILAEEKKVLEKRFNDNEAHKKALNQASICLKELFENEPFTDFLTSYCYKYLN, from the coding sequence ATGTCTGCCAATAAGATTCAAACAGAAATCACTAAAAGCGATTTGCCAAATGGCCCTGCCATCTTAACAAAAGAAGCGATTAATTTTTTAACAAATCTTCACTCGAATTTTCAGTCAAAAAGACTCGCTCTTTTGGAGATGCGTTCAAAAAGACAAAGAGAGCTCGATTTAGGCTATGACCCAGACTTTTTGACTACCACTCAGTGGATTAGAAATGATCCTAATTGGAAAGTAGCTCCTTGTCCAAAAGAAGTGCTTAAAAGACATGTTGAAATAACCGGTCCAACCGATAAAAAAATGGTGATTAATGCGTTGAATTCCGGGGCTGATGTTTTTATGGCAGATTTTGAAGATGCCAATTCACCGACTTTTGAGAACATGGTAGAGGGTCAAGCGAACCTTAAAGAGGCTGTAGCCAAAAGACTCAAATTTACCTCTCCTGAAGGCAAAGTTTATCAACTCAATGAAACGACGGCTCACCTTTTCGTTCGGCCACGCGGCTGGCACTTAAATGAGAAACACTTTCTTGTTGGAAATGAAGAAATTTCAGCTTCGCTTTTTGACTTTGGATTATTCGCTTTTCATAATGGACAGGTTAAAGTCAATCAAGGGTCCAATATTTATCTTTATCTGCCGAAAATGGAAAACCATTTAGAAGCAAGGCTTTGGAATGAGGTTTTTAATTACACTGAAGAAGCCTTAAAATTACCAAAAGGGTCTATCAAAGTAACTGTTCTTATTGAAACGATACTAGCCGCTTTTGAAATGGAGGAAATCCTTTTTGAGCTTAAAGAGCGCTGTCTTGGGTTGAATGCCGGAAGGTGGGATTACATTTTTTCAGCTATAAAAAAGTTTAGCACAAGAGAAGATTTTGTTTTCCCGGACCGAAAAGAAATCACAATGGCAGTTCCTTTTATGAAAGCATATGCCGAAACTCTCGTCCGGGTTTGTCATAAAAGAGAGGCCCACGCGATGGGAGGGATGGCGGCTTTTGTACCCAGTCGAAAGGACCCTGAAATTAATAAAAAAGCCCTTCTTAAAGTTGAGGAAGATAAGTTAAGAGAAGTAAGCCAAGGCTTTGATGGCACGTGGGTTGCGCACCCCGATCTTGTTCCCGTCGCAAAAAAAGTTTTCGAGGCAGGTTTAGCTTCCAAGCCTCACCAAAAAGATAAAAAACTGGAAGAGAATGAAATAGAAGCCAGTAAACTGCTCGATTTTGAAATTCCAAATAGCTCCATTACAGAAGAGGGTTTAAGACAAAATATTTCCGTTTCTCTTGAATATCTAACCTATTGGCTTCTTGGAGTCGGAGCTGTTGCCATCCATAACCTTATGGAAGATGCCGCAACTGCAGAAATTGCAAGAGCTCAAGTCTGGCAATGGCTAAGAAGAAGCCAAGCCGTTTTAAAAGAGGGTCCTAAAATTACTTTGGATTTTGTAAAGAAAATTCTAGCCGAAGAAAAGAAAGTTTTAGAAAAGCGTTTTAACGATAATGAAGCGCATAAAAAAGCTTTAAATCAAGCCTCTATTTGCTTGAAGGAGCTCTTTGAAAATGAGCCCTTCACCGATTTTTTAACCTCGTACTGCTACAAATACCTTAATTAA
- a CDS encoding helicase HerA domain-containing protein, which translates to MEDYEKLGLFYLGKEIESEAPFLLESKDFTTHAVCVGMTGSGKTGLGIILLEEAALDGIPAIIIDPKGDMGNLMLSFPDLKPDEFLPWVDSEAAKRKGETPEKLAEDISKTWKKGLEESDEPLARIKKFKESIDITIYTPGSTSGVSVSILSSFEVPSKELFQDSGAIRDKVSSLTTGLLSLIGITEDALTSKEHILISTIIDYIWKSGKNLDLPSLIQFVEKPPFEKVGVFDLNTFFPPKERLELSLKLNALLASPSFTSWMQGEPIDIAKMLYTKEGKPKFSIFSINHLGDKERMFFVTLLLNEVIAWTRKQSGTTSLRAILYMDEIFGFFPPIANPPSKIPMLTLLKQARAFGVGCILATQNPVDLDYKGLSNAGTWFIGKMQTERDKLRVLEGLKTASDNLGRDTKSIDTLLSSIPNRTFLVRSIYHEAPVVFKTRFTLCYLRGPLSLTEIAKLMKSKIQKNEEGKEPALDPLDTKKTGSVTKPLLSSQIQEFFFRSDQTGNHVTYKPLVAGFAKLHFVDAKNGIDYWKDISIVTTLTKDGTDALWGEGSEYKELRERMGNKPIDNSFFETLNANLMQEKTYKFLEKTFSSWLYQNYNVPLLKAPSLKLTAKQGESEEEFKARVAHACREKRDEMIENLKAQFNKKITQLESKIQKADAKVAKEKEEASLKKAETYVSIGTTILGSIFGKKSVTKGTITGAGSSIQKARRMQKQNQDVEQAEGESSSYKEELQNLQSDLESQIAGVSFNYNDDLIEKIEIKPRKSDINIEKVILLWWPIFS; encoded by the coding sequence ATGGAAGATTACGAGAAACTCGGCCTTTTCTATTTAGGAAAGGAAATAGAGTCGGAAGCTCCTTTCCTATTAGAATCGAAAGATTTTACAACTCACGCGGTATGCGTTGGGATGACAGGAAGCGGAAAGACCGGTCTTGGTATTATTTTACTTGAAGAAGCAGCCCTTGATGGAATTCCAGCCATTATCATAGATCCGAAAGGGGATATGGGGAATCTAATGCTTTCTTTTCCAGATCTTAAACCCGACGAATTCTTGCCCTGGGTCGATAGTGAAGCTGCCAAAAGAAAAGGGGAAACGCCCGAAAAGCTTGCAGAAGATATTAGCAAGACTTGGAAAAAAGGCTTGGAAGAATCTGATGAGCCATTAGCTCGCATAAAAAAATTTAAAGAAAGCATCGATATTACTATTTATACGCCCGGAAGTACAAGCGGGGTAAGTGTTTCAATTTTAAGTTCTTTTGAAGTTCCAAGCAAAGAGCTTTTCCAAGATAGCGGCGCTATTAGAGATAAGGTCTCATCCTTAACTACCGGGCTATTAAGTTTAATTGGAATTACAGAGGATGCCCTGACTAGCAAAGAGCACATTCTTATTTCTACAATTATCGATTACATTTGGAAAAGCGGCAAAAATCTCGACTTGCCTTCTCTTATCCAGTTCGTTGAAAAGCCCCCTTTTGAAAAAGTGGGTGTCTTTGATTTAAATACTTTTTTCCCTCCCAAAGAGCGTCTTGAGCTTTCCTTAAAACTTAATGCGCTTTTGGCTAGCCCAAGTTTTACCTCCTGGATGCAAGGTGAGCCTATCGATATTGCCAAAATGCTTTATACCAAAGAAGGCAAGCCAAAATTTTCTATTTTTTCAATTAACCACCTTGGCGACAAAGAAAGGATGTTTTTTGTCACGTTGCTTTTAAATGAAGTTATTGCCTGGACAAGAAAGCAAAGCGGGACAACAAGTCTTAGAGCTATTCTTTACATGGATGAAATTTTTGGCTTTTTTCCACCGATTGCTAATCCCCCCTCTAAAATTCCTATGCTGACATTGCTAAAACAGGCAAGAGCCTTTGGGGTGGGGTGTATCTTAGCTACGCAAAACCCGGTGGACCTCGATTACAAGGGCCTTTCGAATGCAGGGACGTGGTTTATTGGCAAAATGCAAACAGAAAGGGATAAACTTAGGGTTTTGGAAGGATTGAAAACCGCTTCTGATAATTTAGGAAGAGACACAAAGTCGATTGACACCCTCTTATCTTCAATTCCGAATAGAACGTTTCTTGTTAGAAGCATCTATCATGAGGCCCCAGTCGTATTTAAGACAAGGTTCACACTTTGTTATTTAAGAGGCCCCCTTTCTCTAACCGAAATTGCTAAGCTTATGAAGTCAAAAATTCAAAAAAATGAAGAAGGAAAAGAGCCTGCCTTAGACCCCCTAGATACAAAGAAAACAGGGTCTGTGACAAAGCCGCTTCTTTCCTCGCAAATTCAAGAGTTTTTCTTCCGATCTGACCAAACAGGCAATCATGTCACCTATAAACCTCTCGTAGCAGGTTTTGCTAAACTTCATTTTGTCGATGCCAAAAATGGAATTGATTATTGGAAAGATATCTCAATTGTTACAACTCTTACTAAAGATGGAACAGATGCCCTTTGGGGGGAGGGAAGCGAATATAAAGAACTTAGAGAAAGGATGGGTAATAAGCCGATTGATAATAGCTTTTTTGAAACCTTGAATGCGAACTTGATGCAAGAAAAAACTTATAAGTTTCTTGAAAAGACCTTTAGCTCCTGGCTTTATCAAAATTACAATGTGCCTCTTCTAAAAGCGCCTTCTTTAAAATTAACGGCCAAACAAGGGGAATCTGAAGAGGAGTTTAAAGCTAGGGTCGCCCATGCTTGCCGTGAAAAAAGAGATGAGATGATTGAAAACCTAAAAGCCCAATTCAATAAAAAGATCACACAACTGGAATCAAAGATTCAGAAGGCCGATGCCAAAGTAGCTAAAGAAAAAGAAGAAGCAAGCTTAAAAAAAGCTGAAACTTATGTTTCTATCGGGACTACGATATTAGGTTCTATATTCGGGAAAAAAAGCGTTACTAAAGGGACTATCACAGGAGCCGGCTCTTCCATACAAAAAGCGCGGCGTATGCAAAAACAAAATCAGGACGTGGAACAAGCAGAGGGTGAAAGCAGCAGCTATAAAGAAGAGCTCCAAAACCTTCAGTCTGATTTAGAGAGCCAAATTGCCGGGGTCTCTTTTAATTATAATGATGACCTTATCGAAAAAATAGAAATCAAGCCAAGAAAGAGCGATATAAATATTGAAAAAGTAATTTTACTTTGGTGGCCTATCTTTTCATAG
- a CDS encoding alpha/beta hydrolase, which produces MDKSSPLGGVPKWAKILGDEAGQPLIQRDKEALKETDAVKISETSELSEEQIKHLKSQELKSLASRIGLTAVAILTSPAILAVGGVLLLSKFLTSKEEISPFDKALSSLLLPAAGSKNFPPKPMEDSHTRYFQLQGVKNKAGEVTLDGIVHLADSMDPKIAVKMPCVVLFCPNMGCMEQMTDQAYEYNLKGFNVVVFNYRGVNESKGRVLTGKDLEDDGETVVRTLLEKGLSIGDDKEPLLLKPDVSDLILDGASLGGAVAASVGEKFPSATLATSRTFTSWVDAAAGLISQFTNPIFGKIAKVYLSIGDETKLETLASLKGRLAKEHNLTFIESAGLKGDGLISEDSKLSEETVKKAIPELSPKVQFETHIRRKGGEAREDLYHHNSEISLNERSHLYTKIVEPHSKTIRLLQKASSIGTNLEGNINLVLTQRVRDRSTLLRLVRENDFHLPHKALNENLINLLNSIQSDTPYLEEIEEVVRGFNLEGLVKAIDRAHEMEKDPLNEMNLETIQEGAAYLEAIAENIIKLERKIDELKKPQ; this is translated from the coding sequence ATGGATAAATCCAGCCCTCTCGGCGGCGTTCCTAAGTGGGCAAAAATTTTAGGTGATGAAGCAGGCCAGCCTCTTATCCAACGGGATAAAGAGGCCTTAAAAGAAACGGATGCAGTTAAAATTTCTGAAACTTCAGAGCTAAGTGAAGAGCAGATTAAGCATCTTAAAAGCCAGGAATTGAAATCTCTTGCGTCAAGAATTGGACTAACTGCTGTTGCAATTCTCACATCCCCTGCTATCCTGGCTGTTGGTGGCGTTCTGTTACTGTCAAAATTTCTGACAAGCAAAGAAGAAATCAGTCCGTTTGATAAAGCTCTATCCTCACTTCTTTTACCGGCTGCCGGTAGCAAAAATTTCCCGCCGAAACCTATGGAAGATTCCCATACTCGATATTTTCAACTCCAAGGAGTTAAAAATAAAGCAGGCGAAGTAACTCTTGATGGGATTGTTCATCTAGCCGATTCAATGGATCCTAAAATTGCTGTTAAAATGCCCTGTGTGGTTCTTTTTTGCCCGAACATGGGTTGTATGGAACAGATGACTGACCAAGCCTATGAATATAATCTCAAAGGCTTTAACGTTGTTGTGTTTAATTATCGCGGGGTTAATGAAAGCAAAGGCAGAGTCTTAACCGGTAAAGATTTAGAAGATGACGGAGAAACTGTTGTCAGAACACTTTTGGAAAAAGGTTTGTCTATTGGAGATGATAAAGAACCTCTTTTGCTCAAACCTGATGTTTCTGATCTTATTCTAGACGGAGCCTCCCTTGGTGGTGCGGTGGCAGCAAGTGTTGGAGAAAAATTTCCCTCCGCAACTCTTGCTACAAGTAGAACCTTTACCTCATGGGTAGATGCCGCAGCGGGGCTTATAAGTCAATTTACAAACCCGATCTTTGGAAAGATTGCAAAAGTTTATCTTTCTATTGGAGATGAAACTAAACTTGAGACCTTAGCTTCCTTGAAAGGACGGTTGGCGAAGGAGCATAATTTAACTTTTATTGAATCAGCCGGATTAAAAGGGGACGGCCTTATTTCCGAAGACTCAAAGCTAAGTGAAGAAACAGTAAAAAAAGCCATACCTGAGTTGTCGCCTAAAGTTCAATTTGAAACCCATATTAGACGAAAAGGAGGGGAAGCGAGAGAAGATCTTTATCACCATAATAGTGAAATTTCTCTAAATGAAAGGTCGCATCTCTATACAAAGATTGTTGAACCTCATTCAAAAACAATTAGGCTGCTTCAAAAAGCATCTTCTATCGGAACAAATCTAGAGGGAAACATCAATTTGGTCTTAACTCAAAGAGTAAGAGATAGGTCGACGTTATTAAGGTTAGTGCGTGAAAATGACTTCCATCTTCCTCATAAAGCCCTCAATGAAAATCTAATCAATTTATTAAACTCTATCCAGTCAGACACCCCCTATTTAGAAGAAATTGAAGAAGTAGTGAGGGGTTTTAACTTAGAAGGTTTGGTGAAAGCCATAGATAGGGCTCATGAAATGGAAAAGGATCCTTTAAATGAAATGAACTTAGAGACTATTCAAGAAGGAGCCGCCTACCTTGAAGCCATCGCCGAAAATATCATTAAATTAGAAAGAAAAATTGATGAGCTCAAGAAGCCTCAATAA
- a CDS encoding MIP/aquaporin family protein: MNLPWLLSELIGTFALTFIGAGSICLNEMTNGGVGLLGIAVAHGLALAVMISAVAPISGGKINPAVTLGLLIGGKIDAKTAALEILFQVGGAILAAICLTLIFPTEVAKVAKLGTPQLGPGISFWVGVFTEAILTFFLVFTVYATAIDPRGTFKAIAGFGIGLVILFDIIAFGGITGAAMNPARAFGPALISSTWSDQLVYWIGPILGGLIAGVLYSNVYLGKSQKV; the protein is encoded by the coding sequence ATGAATTTACCTTGGCTATTATCAGAACTAATTGGAACTTTTGCCCTTACTTTTATTGGCGCCGGCTCTATCTGCTTAAATGAGATGACAAACGGGGGAGTTGGCTTGCTTGGGATCGCTGTCGCTCATGGCTTAGCTCTTGCGGTTATGATTTCAGCTGTCGCTCCAATTTCCGGAGGAAAGATTAATCCGGCTGTAACTCTAGGTCTTTTAATTGGCGGTAAAATTGATGCCAAAACAGCGGCTCTTGAAATTTTATTTCAAGTTGGCGGCGCAATTTTAGCAGCTATTTGCCTAACCCTTATTTTCCCAACTGAAGTGGCAAAGGTTGCAAAACTTGGAACTCCGCAACTTGGGCCTGGAATTAGCTTTTGGGTTGGCGTATTTACGGAAGCTATTCTAACTTTCTTTTTAGTTTTTACAGTTTACGCAACCGCTATTGACCCAAGAGGAACTTTCAAGGCTATCGCAGGTTTTGGAATCGGGCTTGTAATTCTTTTTGATATTATAGCTTTTGGAGGGATCACAGGCGCCGCCATGAATCCGGCAAGAGCCTTTGGACCGGCTCTTATCAGCTCGACTTGGTCAGATCAATTAGTGTATTGGATCGGCCCCATTCTAGGGGGGTTGATTGCGGGCGTTCTATATAGCAACGTTTACTTAGGAAAAAGCCAAAAAGTATAA